From Leptospira stimsonii, the proteins below share one genomic window:
- a CDS encoding ABC transporter permease: MSSRIYFLFLFEYFRSHKLAAFFALVGIALGVGLFISTTANGMKAEKSLTDFAMGYFQGDYKIKITSSQGEQNLPSNLIRDLSSDQELGWIVKIVPRFQKEVILDDGIRAVFLGLDFLKENGGGQGSKAFAAPNNAENFESIYISRSLFERLGKSETKLRSQSKAFFLNHLIPFDSDGGNILLEDIESAMERFETNGNVSFLLIQPRTFHSSQKQILEKKLGNLYRVETIDDIREKSGNALRSFQLNLLVISFISLIIAFFMVSNTMSGLYIAREKELGILKTMGLSAGHTFLLFVSQAVLLGFVGSLLGLGLGFFFSRLDFFSPEAASSDLSYVKTYRSIPSTIWILGLSIGIFGSFLSAAFPSLRAGKISPATILRESSSGNNRVPEKKLLTFGIILLAVFIGIAFIPLRWRFPITGLLGIGGIVVGVTLCFPWIFRTITTFFFRIMEGSDRSFVFMRVGMEETKNQPLRNTLTSATLMLATSLVVCLSILTDSYRRSLNDWVDSEFPAELTVINTENLAAGIHGGVPISLLNELAKLPEVKSLDGFCVNTRIETDRGNFTIHAYTFSTYDRADSTEKLATKENEILISSNMAYLQNFQVGDPLILSTKFGKQEFRIRGIKEHFFSERGTIMMDVKNYDRFFGLSGYNSIKIFLKEPEKEKESATAISKILTQYPSLKLLNSKELREIYTEGVDKVFGVLNTLKATAFLIAMISLVSSLLHNLISKKMTLGILKYLGADHKQLGKILLTESVFLTVLSTCFGILLAFLLSPIVLYVINKNAFGWTLKFTVTPEVSVFFLVLSPILGILSALVPLYTLRKLGFRISQE, from the coding sequence ATGTCTTCACGAATCTACTTCCTGTTCTTGTTCGAATACTTTCGAAGTCATAAGTTGGCCGCTTTTTTCGCGTTAGTCGGCATCGCGCTCGGAGTGGGACTTTTTATCTCCACAACCGCGAACGGTATGAAAGCGGAAAAAAGTCTCACCGACTTTGCGATGGGCTATTTCCAAGGCGACTATAAGATCAAGATCACTTCCTCCCAAGGAGAACAAAATCTTCCTTCGAATTTGATCCGGGATCTTTCCTCGGATCAAGAACTGGGATGGATCGTAAAGATCGTTCCTCGTTTCCAAAAAGAAGTCATCTTAGATGACGGAATCCGAGCCGTTTTTTTAGGTTTGGACTTCTTGAAGGAAAACGGCGGAGGGCAAGGTTCGAAAGCCTTTGCGGCTCCGAACAACGCGGAAAACTTTGAATCGATTTACATCAGTCGAAGTTTATTTGAAAGGCTCGGTAAATCGGAAACAAAACTTCGCTCCCAATCCAAGGCCTTCTTCTTAAATCATCTGATACCGTTCGATAGCGACGGGGGTAATATTCTCCTTGAGGACATTGAATCCGCTATGGAACGATTCGAGACAAACGGGAACGTTAGTTTTCTTTTGATCCAGCCGAGGACGTTCCATTCTTCCCAAAAACAAATCCTAGAGAAAAAGTTGGGGAATCTTTACCGAGTGGAGACGATAGACGATATTCGGGAGAAATCAGGAAACGCACTTCGATCCTTTCAACTCAATCTTCTCGTGATCTCCTTTATTTCCCTTATCATCGCTTTTTTTATGGTTTCGAATACAATGTCGGGTTTGTATATCGCTCGGGAAAAGGAACTCGGAATTCTAAAAACGATGGGCTTAAGCGCCGGTCACACGTTTCTTCTATTCGTATCGCAGGCTGTCCTTTTGGGATTTGTGGGAAGTCTTTTGGGTTTGGGGCTAGGATTCTTTTTTTCAAGATTGGATTTTTTTAGTCCGGAAGCCGCCTCCTCAGATCTTTCCTACGTCAAGACCTATCGATCGATTCCTTCTACGATTTGGATTTTGGGATTGAGCATTGGAATCTTCGGTTCTTTTTTATCCGCCGCCTTTCCTTCCTTGCGTGCAGGAAAAATTTCTCCGGCGACAATCCTCCGAGAATCCTCTTCCGGAAACAACCGAGTGCCGGAAAAAAAGCTTCTTACCTTTGGAATTATTCTTTTGGCGGTTTTTATCGGAATTGCATTCATTCCTCTTCGTTGGAGATTCCCGATCACGGGTCTATTGGGAATCGGCGGAATCGTAGTCGGTGTCACGCTTTGTTTTCCTTGGATCTTTCGGACGATCACGACTTTTTTCTTTCGCATCATGGAAGGTTCAGATCGATCCTTTGTCTTTATGAGGGTCGGTATGGAAGAAACAAAAAATCAGCCTCTTCGAAACACGCTTACTTCGGCGACTTTGATGCTCGCGACCTCCCTCGTCGTTTGCCTTTCCATTCTGACGGACAGTTACCGAAGATCTCTCAACGACTGGGTGGATTCCGAATTTCCAGCCGAACTTACAGTGATCAACACGGAGAATCTCGCCGCCGGAATCCACGGAGGAGTTCCGATTTCGTTGTTAAACGAACTGGCAAAACTTCCCGAAGTAAAATCCCTCGACGGTTTTTGCGTAAATACGAGAATTGAAACGGATCGAGGAAACTTTACGATTCATGCATATACTTTTTCCACTTATGATCGTGCGGATTCCACCGAAAAATTGGCAACAAAGGAGAATGAAATTCTAATCTCTTCAAACATGGCCTACCTGCAAAACTTTCAAGTCGGAGATCCTTTGATACTTTCCACAAAATTCGGAAAGCAGGAATTTCGGATTCGAGGAATCAAAGAACATTTTTTTTCCGAACGTGGAACGATCATGATGGATGTCAAAAATTACGATCGGTTTTTCGGACTGAGCGGATACAACTCGATCAAAATTTTTCTAAAAGAACCTGAGAAAGAAAAAGAATCTGCGACTGCGATTTCAAAAATATTAACGCAATATCCTTCTTTGAAATTGTTGAATTCAAAGGAACTGAGAGAGATCTATACGGAGGGAGTAGATAAGGTGTTTGGCGTTCTCAATACTCTCAAAGCGACCGCTTTTCTCATCGCTATGATATCCTTGGTTTCCTCTCTTCTTCATAACCTGATCTCCAAAAAAATGACGTTAGGGATTCTTAAATACTTGGGAGCGGATCACAAACAACTCGGTAAAATTCTTTTGACCGAGAGCGTCTTTCTCACGGTCCTTTCGACCTGTTTCGGCATTCTTCTTGCGTTTCTTTTATCCCCGATCGTTCTCTACGTGATCAACAAAAACGCCTTCGGATGGACCCTCAAATTCACAGTAACTCCGGAGGTCTCCGTCTTCTTCCTTGTTCTTTCCCCGATCCTCGGAATTCTTTCGGCATTGGTTCCGTTGTATACTCTTCGAAAACTCGGATTTCGAATCAGTCAAGAATGA
- a CDS encoding ABC transporter ATP-binding protein, with product MTNPIPTHSHDSRIRISLLKKSYQSGKLQTPVLKGVNLDIPSESVITLMGPSGSGKSTFLNILSGIDTPDSGEIFVNGHPLHSMNETELTKYRREQTGIIFQFFHLLPYLSALENVAVPLYISGIGKKEAQKKAKEALEKVGLEARISHKPDELSGGEQQRVAIARAVCKSPSLILADEPTGNLDTKNAENVIRLLMDLQKKQKFTLLIVTHDQNLGSLGEFKLKMADGVLVS from the coding sequence ATGACAAACCCAATTCCCACTCATTCTCACGATTCTCGGATCCGCATTTCTCTTCTTAAAAAATCCTATCAAAGCGGGAAACTCCAGACTCCCGTTCTAAAGGGAGTCAATCTGGATATACCAAGCGAATCCGTGATCACTCTGATGGGGCCTTCCGGTTCGGGTAAATCAACTTTTTTGAATATTCTTTCCGGTATCGACACACCCGATTCCGGAGAAATTTTCGTAAACGGTCATCCGCTTCATTCCATGAACGAGACCGAACTCACGAAATATCGGAGGGAACAAACCGGAATCATATTTCAATTCTTTCATCTTCTTCCTTATTTGAGCGCTCTTGAGAACGTCGCCGTTCCTCTCTACATTTCCGGCATCGGAAAAAAAGAAGCGCAAAAAAAAGCGAAAGAGGCTTTGGAAAAAGTCGGACTCGAAGCGAGAATTTCGCATAAGCCGGACGAACTCTCCGGAGGGGAACAACAAAGAGTCGCAATCGCAAGAGCCGTTTGTAAAAGTCCGTCTTTGATTCTCGCCGACGAACCTACCGGAAATTTAGATACGAAGAATGCCGAAAACGTAATCCGCTTATTGATGGATCTGCAGAAAAAACAAAAATTCACACTCCTCATCGTAACTCACGATCAAAATCTGGGTTCCCTCGGAGAATTCAAACTCAAGATGGCGGACGGGGTTTTGGTTTCTTAA
- a CDS encoding SpoIID/LytB domain-containing protein has protein sequence MTRKLVLFFLLILILWETGCNTVIIRPWTPPYKSRSVHDVRVLIGKAEGDLQIRGEGIISVYDANELLIKKGIDLITLDVSRLKAPIRFVAEGAGLEYKSLKVRGSIFVVPQTQGPALIVNSLPLEEYLYAVVPSEVPYSWPNEALKAQAICARTYAVREILNKKNALYDVEATTNSQVYGGLEKEHPSTTKAVQDTTGVMAVYEETPIQAFFHSNSGGKTETPENVWGGKRIPYLPTVASEFDRAGDNFYWKETISQDLIASKFSNLKIGEIQSIQVLSRTGSGRVDLMELVGSEGTARIRGKEFRQTLGAPVRSLRFGIQKEGNGYLVKGMGSGHGVGLSQWGSFGMAKENYNYFEILRHYYPGIELARITR, from the coding sequence ATGACCAGAAAACTAGTTTTATTCTTTCTCTTGATCTTAATTCTTTGGGAAACGGGTTGTAATACCGTCATCATCCGTCCTTGGACTCCTCCTTACAAAAGTCGATCCGTTCACGACGTCCGGGTCCTGATCGGAAAAGCCGAAGGAGACCTTCAGATTCGAGGAGAAGGAATCATCTCCGTCTATGACGCGAATGAACTTCTCATTAAAAAAGGAATCGATCTCATCACTCTCGACGTTTCTAGACTCAAGGCTCCGATTCGTTTTGTAGCCGAAGGTGCGGGCCTCGAATACAAATCCTTAAAGGTTCGCGGTTCGATCTTTGTGGTCCCTCAAACACAAGGACCGGCGCTGATCGTAAACTCTCTCCCCTTAGAAGAATATCTCTACGCAGTGGTTCCTTCCGAAGTTCCTTATAGCTGGCCGAACGAAGCCTTGAAGGCGCAAGCGATCTGCGCGAGAACTTATGCGGTCCGTGAAATTTTAAACAAAAAGAACGCTCTCTACGACGTTGAGGCCACCACTAATTCCCAGGTCTACGGAGGTTTGGAAAAAGAACATCCCTCCACAACCAAAGCCGTTCAAGACACCACGGGGGTTATGGCGGTTTACGAAGAAACTCCAATCCAAGCCTTTTTTCATTCGAATAGCGGCGGTAAGACGGAGACTCCGGAAAACGTCTGGGGTGGAAAAAGAATCCCTTACCTTCCGACTGTTGCATCCGAGTTTGATCGTGCGGGCGATAATTTCTATTGGAAGGAAACGATCTCCCAAGATCTGATCGCTTCGAAGTTTTCGAATTTGAAAATCGGAGAAATCCAATCCATTCAAGTATTATCCAGAACCGGTTCCGGTCGTGTCGATCTCATGGAACTTGTGGGAAGCGAAGGAACGGCAAGAATCCGTGGGAAAGAATTTAGACAAACCCTTGGAGCGCCGGTCCGCTCTCTTCGTTTCGGAATTCAAAAAGAAGGAAACGGTTATCTCGTAAAAGGAATGGGTTCCGGTCACGGAGTGGGTTTAAGTCAATGGGGAAGTTTTGGTATGGCGAAGGAAAATTACAACTACTTCGAAATTCTAAGACACTATTATCCCGGAATCGAACTCGCGAGGATCACTCGGTAA